Proteins encoded together in one Myxocyprinus asiaticus isolate MX2 ecotype Aquarium Trade chromosome 21, UBuf_Myxa_2, whole genome shotgun sequence window:
- the LOC127411923 gene encoding zinc finger protein 518A-like, with amino-acid sequence MNVGNANPGTHAESDGQIGNEEKGNWHKRLRLRKTSFSSPARKITVKEERNVTEENHGQKAMEMLKKPPQKLQHDQTVDTPKSQLTFTCSACKDGSLYKPSELLVHFKTVHEGKGSMPLFPCDMCRFSTPVFTKLLKHRVKHKDCLLTCEICDDNVQQTLPQLTKHCQTHHTLNGQYHCHKCNFSIGEIKQFVCHSCPLNTMPIKDIREESITNSTLKNSLLADASGATQKDELLKHMAAACRQRWSRRNWWRKREPASKPDNNLSQDLKFLLPKQEPQWASPVFSAPGLLDDHRVLLDPEKTLEETQQFLERTVSSGQKWPKSLKSEQNQTTPSPAQSKSKRCSTPHPGLCHAGKDKLTGLMEKNNISVPPDCTTKVVGLKMVDGKKHLVLKVIPTTKREFSTPRESNDSESQSQIEKPSDQTLAAQDGSNNVSTSNDSGNLTSRRFSFQAGKLGHGVDQRDFLTSIVKRRKSQQGDGHHDQEHSDCNTPMNDSGNEDYLNPASHQCTKELPSCSDISSDFNSDSERLKETKNMSKEERPFTEADIQSSNAKKVSKDCQAKAVSESEENCSSDLALCLSTDGNSLEECRSSQPVTLASKNEPTTTFSSNLSDQGVEKVTSEIHQPPNPDSFLESCSISEFDCMSPAAGSPLKDLTESLCGFQSEDGDVLFHSSGDECTNNMDPRDSLLPVGQFDCEMRERQCASDLYQTVDELPITTVSHLLDGVRAHQTLLLDNSTEGLTSDEFLKGSTCTEATNQQSEPVNTDVTSNTVPSSTESSESNIKESSVPLAFQNEPALNRKRMGEISLNDSSGPDSKFQKRLTVSLHHWEPEPRDVPRTLRLIPQCSTQSVKIPLNNQPVIVLNHPDSDIPEVTNIMRVVHKHSGAVERVVLSRKTINALSELNCDDFRNNTMADCHASHCRREWPNGTVKEKFSLKLKFKRVCGRKYTVVPTASESIVQQPTFRCWFCGRIFRNQEAWVGHGQRHLMEATRGWDKLFSR; translated from the exons ATGAATGTGGGCAATGCCAACCCAGGCACCCATGCTGAGTCTGACGGGCAGATTGGCAATGAAGAGAAGGGAAACTGGCATAAACGCCTACGTCTCAGGAAGACCTCCTTCTCATCTCCTGCTCGAAAAATCACTGTGAAAGAGGAGAGGAACGTTACGGAAGAAAACCATGGACAGAAAGCTATGGAGATGCTCAAGAAACCACCTCAAAAACTGCAGCATGACCAGACAGTGGACACCCCAAAGAGCCAGCTCACGTTCACTTGTTCTGCGTGTAAGGATGGCAGCTTATATAAACCAAGTGAATTATTGGTGCATTTTAAGACCGTCCATGAAGGTAAAGGAAGCATGCCATTGTTTCCTTGCGACATGTGCCGTTTCTCCACGCCAGTATTTACTAAGCTCCTAAAGCACCGGGTAAAACATAAGGACTGTTTGCTCACCTGCGAGATCTGTGATGACAACGTCCAACAAACGCTGCCCCAACTAACCAAACATTGTCAAACTCACCATACTCTAAATGGTCAATACCACTGTCACAAATGCAACTTCTCTATCGGAGAAATTAAGCAGTTTGTGTGCCATTCTTGCCCGCTCAACACGATGCCAATCAAAGACATTCGTGAAGAAAGCATTACTAATAGTACGTTAAAAAACAGTCTGTTGGCTGACGCCTCAGGTGCGACGCAGAAAGACGAACTCCTTAAACACATGGCCGCCGCATGTCGCCAAAGATGGAGCAGAAGGAACTGGTGGAGAAAGCGAGAACCTGCGTCCAAACCAGACAATAATCTTTCCCAAGACTTGAAGTTCCTACTACCAAAGCAAGAACCCCAATGGGCATCCCCAGTGTTTTCTGCACCAGGACTCCTGGACGATCATAGAGTCTTGTTGGATCCAGAGAAGACCTTGGAGGAAACACAGCAGTTCCTTGAAAGGACTGTTAGCAGTGGTCAAAAGTGGCCCAAATCTCTCAAAAGCGAGCAAAATCAGACTACACCTTCTCCAGCACAATCTAAGTCAAAGCGATGTAGCACACCCCACCCAGGTCTGTGTCATGCTGGGAAAGATAAGCTCACAGGACTCATGGAGAAGAACAATATATCTGTTCCCCCAGATTGCACTACAAAGGTGGTTGGGCTCAAGATGGTGGATGGCAAGAAGCATTTAGTTCTCAAAGTCATTCCCACAACCAAGCGAGAATTTTCGACCCCAAGGGAATCGAATGACTCTGAATCTCAGTCTCAAATTGAGAAACCAAGTGATCAAACATTGGCCGCACAAGATGGTTCAAATAATGTTTCAACCAGTAATGACTCAGGAAACTTGACATCTAGAAGGTTTTCTTTCCAAGCGGGGAAGCTGGGACATGGAGTAGATCAGCGAGACTTCCTGACTTCGATAGTCAAGAGGAGGAAAAGCCAACAAGGAGATGGCCACCATGACCAGGAACATTCTGATTGCAATACACCCATGAACGACTCAGGAAATGAGGATTATCTCAATCCAGCAAGTCATCAATGCACCAAAGAGCTGCCATCATGCAGTGACATCTCATCTGACTTTAATAGTGATTCTGAGAGACTCAAAGAGACCAAGAACATGTCTAAGGAAGAGAGACCCTTCACAGAGGCGGATATTCAGAGTTCCAATGCAAAGAAAGTCAGTAAAGACTGTCAAGCAAAAGCCGTGAGTGAGTCGGAGGAAAACTGTAGCAGTGATTTAGCCTTGTGTCTTTCGACGGATGGTAATTCTTTGGAAGAGTGCCGTAGTTCACAGCCTGTTACTCTGGCATCGAAGAATGAACCTACCACAACATTTAGTTCTAACCTCAGTGATCAAGGTGTAGAGAAAGTTACATCCGAAATTCATCAGCCGCCAAACCCAGATTCATTCCTCGAGAGTTGCTCGATCTCAGAGTTTGATTGCATGAGTCCAGCCGCTGGATCTCCTCTGAAAGATCTGACTGAGTCTTTGTGTGGTTTTCAAAGTGAAGATGGGGACGTGTTGTTCCACAGCAGTGGTGACGAGTGCACAAACAACATGGACCCCAGAGACTCTCTGCTCCCGGTGGGTCAGTTCGACTGTGAGATGAGGGAACGCCAGTGCGCTTCAGACCTGTATCAGACGGTGGATGAGCTGCCGATAACAACCGTCAGCCATTTACTGGATGGTGTGAGAGCTCATCAGACATTACTTTTGGATAACAGCACTGAAGGCCTGACATCTGATGAGTTTCTGAAAGGTTCAACTTGCACTGAAG CTACAAACCAGCAATCTGAGCCAGTCAACACAGACGTCACTTCCAATACTGTTCCATCATCCACAGAATCCAGCGAATCTAACATCAAAGAATCAAGCGTTCCTCTCGCATTCCAGAATGAACCAGCATTGAACCGGAAGCGCATGGGAGAAATATCCTTAAACGACTCCTCAGGACCTGACTCTAAATTCCAGAAGCGATTGACAGTGTCTCTCCATCACTGGGAACCGGAGCCTCGAGACGTTCCAAGAACTCTTCGACTGATTCCCCAATGTTCAACACAATCCGTTAAAATCCCGCTCAATAACCAGCCCGTTATAGTTCTCAACCATCCTGATAGTGATATTCCAGAGGTGACGAACATCATGAGGGTTGTTCACAAACACAGTGGTGCCGTAGAGAGGGTCGTACTGTCTCGGAAAACTATCAACGCGCTATCGGAGCTCAACTGTGACGACTTCCGGAATAACACCATGGCAGATTGTCACGCATCCCATTGCAGGAGGGAATGGCCTAACGGGACTGTTAAGGAAAAGTTTAGCTTGAAATTGAAGTTTAAGAGGGTTTGTGGAAGGAAGTATACCGTGGTACCGACCGCGTCTGAAAGCATCGTACAGCAGCCTACGTTTAGATGCTGGTTTTGTGGGCGGATTTTTAGAAATCAAGAGGCTTGGGTCGGTCATGGACAGAGACATTTAATGGAGGCGACCAGAGGCTGGGACAAACTCTTCAGCAGATGA